A single Ferrovibrio sp. MS7 DNA region contains:
- a CDS encoding alpha/beta hydrolase: protein MTRFLVAMLLVLGLAACAPRLQSSTIPPGTQPAPTALLEKDWRAADGSLLPLTRWLPPAPRETRAVLIALHGFNDYGNAFAEPAAWWASEHGIATYAPDQRGFGRSANTGLWAGGDRMRSDLRELTSLLRQRHPGLPVFWLGESMGAAVTLSALAEDGASSPPDGAILVAPAVWGRATMPLSYRVTLSIMSHTLPWLTLTGRGLGIQASDNIQMLRRLGADPLVIKATRVDAVYGLVGLMDEALAAGPRLGHAPPLLLLYGAKDEVIRREPVERFVASLNGRRRIVLYDTGWHMLLRDLQGQRVWRDVAAWVADRNAPLPSGRETFTLPLFAKERGE from the coding sequence ATGACGCGTTTTCTGGTTGCCATGCTGCTGGTGCTGGGACTGGCTGCCTGCGCCCCGCGCCTGCAGTCCTCCACTATACCGCCGGGCACGCAACCGGCGCCGACGGCCCTGCTGGAAAAGGACTGGCGTGCAGCTGACGGCAGCCTGCTGCCGCTCACTCGCTGGCTGCCGCCAGCACCGCGCGAAACCAGGGCGGTGCTGATCGCGCTGCATGGCTTCAACGATTATGGCAATGCTTTCGCCGAGCCGGCAGCCTGGTGGGCCTCCGAGCACGGCATCGCCACCTATGCGCCGGATCAGCGCGGCTTCGGCCGCTCCGCCAATACCGGGCTGTGGGCCGGCGGCGACCGCATGCGCAGCGACCTGCGCGAATTGACATCACTGCTGCGGCAACGCCATCCCGGCCTGCCGGTCTTCTGGCTCGGCGAAAGCATGGGCGCGGCGGTGACGCTGAGTGCCTTGGCTGAAGATGGCGCTAGCAGCCCACCCGATGGTGCCATCCTGGTGGCGCCTGCCGTGTGGGGCCGTGCCACCATGCCGCTGAGCTACCGCGTCACCCTCAGCATCATGAGCCACACCCTGCCCTGGCTGACTCTGACCGGCCGCGGCCTCGGCATCCAGGCTTCCGACAATATCCAGATGCTGCGCCGTCTCGGCGCCGATCCGCTGGTGATCAAGGCCACCCGCGTCGATGCGGTTTATGGCCTGGTCGGCCTGATGGACGAAGCGCTGGCCGCCGGGCCCAGGCTTGGGCATGCGCCGCCGCTGCTGTTGCTCTATGGCGCCAAGGATGAAGTGATCCGCCGTGAACCCGTCGAGCGTTTCGTCGCCAGCCTCAATGGCCGCCGCCGCATCGTGCTCTACGATACCGGCTGGCACATGCTGCTGCGCGATTTGCAGGGCCAGCGGGTGTGGCGCGATGTCGCGGCCTGGGTCGCTGATCGAAATGCTCCCTTGCCCTCGGGCCGCGAAACCTTCACGCTGCCGCTATTCGCTAAGGAACGGGGTGAATGA